Proteins from one Pleuronectes platessa chromosome 16, fPlePla1.1, whole genome shotgun sequence genomic window:
- the LOC128458063 gene encoding calcium-binding mitochondrial carrier protein SCaMC-3 codes for MAGAVSRTGTAPLDRLKVFLQVHGSTSRGINLWSGLRGMVKEGGVVSLWRGNGINVLKIAPESAIKFMAYEQVSTFISSLKEGGSLRVQERFIAGSLAGATAQTIIYPLEVLKTRLTLRKTGQYSGLADCARQILKKEGVRAFYRGYLPNTLGIIPYAGIDLAVYEVCVCTCNVCVREQADPGVLVLLGCGTTSSTCGQLASYPLALIRTRMQAQATAEGKPKLTMAGQFKYIISHEGVQGLYRGITPNFLKVIPAVSISYVVYEHMKKALGVVN; via the exons ATGGCAGGGGCAGTGTCCCGGACAGGAACTGCTCCTCTGGATCGCCTCAAAGTCTTCCTGCAG GTACATGGCTCTACGTCTCGAGGGATTAATCTGTGGTCTGGACTGAGGGGAATGGTCAAAGAGGGAGGCGTCGTGTCACTCTGGAGGGGAAATGGTATCAATGTCCTCAAGATTGCCCCTGAATCTGCCATTAAGTTTATGGCCTATGAGCAGGTCAGCACATTCATATCATCATTAAA AGAGGGGGGCAGTTTGAGGGTACAGGAGAGGTTCATTGCTGGGTCTCTGGCAGGAGCTACTGCCCAGACAATCATCTACCCATTGGAG GTGCTGAAGACTCGTCTTACATTAAGGAAGACGGGACAATACTCAGGTTTGGCTGATTGTGCCCGACAGATCCTTAAGAAAGAGGGGGTCCGAGCTTTCTACAGGGGCTACCTGCCAAACACTCTGGGCATCATCCCCTATGCTGGCATTGACTTGGCTGTATATGAGGTATGTGTCTGTAcctgtaatgtgtgtgtaagGGAACAGG CAGATCCAGGAGTTTTGGTCCTGCTGGGCTGTGGCACCACCTCCAGCACTTGTGGTCAGCTGGCATCCTATCCTCTCGCTCTCATCCGCACACGCATGCAGGCGCAAG CCACTGCTGAGGGTAAACCCAAGCTGACGATGGCGGGCCAGTTCAAGTACATCATATCTCATGAAGGTGTACAGGGCCTGTATCGCGGCATCACCCCCAACTTCCTCAAAGTCATTCCTGCAGTCAGCATCTCCTACGTTGTGTATGAGCACATGAAGAAAGCCCTCGGGGTCGTTAACTAG